In one Clostridia bacterium genomic region, the following are encoded:
- a CDS encoding phenylacetate--CoA ligase — protein sequence MYWNQYYECMPREQLAEIQLERLKKIVTTVYQVVPFYHNKFKDLGIEPSEIKSLKDLSKLPFTTKQDLLANYPFKMFAADLKAVVRVHASSGTTGKPTVVGYTRRDLNNWAELAARSLTCGGTTKDSIVQVAYGYGLFTGGLGVHYGAERIGSMVIPVSGGNTERQLMIMQDFGTTVLACTPSYAIHLADVWENKGLDREKLKLKYGIFGAEPWSEEMRREIENRLGISAVDIYGLSEVIGPGVACECQEKAGLHIFEDHFLPEIIDPHTGESLPYGMRGELVLTTLTKEAFPVIRYRTGDITVLNPQPCLCGRTHLRMHKVMGRTDDMLVIRGVNVFPSQVEAVILECGGTEPHYLLLVDRQGSMDVLEVQVEVSAEMFSDQVRRLEDLERKIRCRLQSVLGLAARVKLVEPQSLPRSEGKIQRVVDHRKI from the coding sequence ATGTATTGGAATCAATATTATGAATGTATGCCGCGTGAACAATTGGCGGAAATACAGTTAGAAAGATTAAAGAAGATAGTAACTACTGTTTACCAGGTCGTGCCTTTTTATCATAACAAATTTAAGGATTTAGGCATAGAACCTTCAGAGATTAAATCCCTAAAGGATTTAAGTAAACTTCCTTTTACAACTAAACAGGATTTGCTGGCTAATTATCCTTTTAAAATGTTTGCCGCGGATTTAAAAGCAGTAGTCCGGGTTCATGCATCTTCTGGTACAACCGGTAAACCAACAGTAGTTGGTTATACACGTCGGGATTTAAATAATTGGGCTGAATTGGCGGCTCGTTCATTAACCTGTGGAGGAACTACCAAAGATTCTATAGTACAAGTGGCTTATGGTTATGGTTTATTTACCGGAGGTTTAGGTGTGCATTATGGTGCTGAACGTATTGGTTCTATGGTTATCCCCGTTTCCGGGGGAAACACGGAACGCCAATTGATGATTATGCAGGATTTTGGTACTACTGTGTTGGCTTGTACCCCATCTTATGCCATTCATTTAGCTGATGTTTGGGAAAATAAGGGTCTTGATCGTGAAAAGCTAAAATTAAAATATGGTATTTTTGGGGCTGAACCTTGGTCTGAGGAAATGCGGCGGGAAATAGAAAATAGGTTGGGGATAAGTGCTGTAGATATTTATGGTTTATCTGAGGTTATTGGTCCGGGAGTTGCCTGTGAATGTCAAGAAAAAGCCGGTCTGCATATTTTTGAGGATCATTTTTTGCCGGAAATTATTGATCCTCATACTGGGGAATCCTTGCCATATGGTATGAGGGGGGAATTGGTGCTCACTACTTTAACTAAAGAGGCTTTTCCTGTCATTCGTTATCGTACCGGTGATATTACTGTTTTAAACCCTCAGCCTTGTTTATGTGGTCGAACTCATCTCCGCATGCATAAAGTAATGGGGCGAACTGATGATATGTTGGTGATTCGCGGTGTTAATGTTTTTCCTTCACAAGTAGAGGCAGTTATTTTGGAATGTGGTGGCACTGAACCACACTATTTATTATTAGTGGATCGTCAGGGTAGTATGGATGTCTTGGAGGTTCAAGTAGAAGTATCTGCTGAGATGTTTTCCGATCAGGTGAGAAGACTTGAAGATTTGGAAAGAAAAATTCGCTGTCGTTTGCAATCTGTTTTAGGTTTGGCGGCTCGCGTAAAATTAGTTGAACCACAATCACTACCACGTAGTGAAGGTAAAATTCAGCGGGTTGTGGATCACAGAAAAATATAG
- a CDS encoding prolipoprotein diacylglyceryl transferase: MKFIPQPIAFRIGSWPIYWYGILLATAISLGTYLVLKEAKKKGLDPDQILNIILMVLPAAFLGARLYYVIFNWSYYQRFPLEILAVWQGGLAIHGGLIAGFLAAFFLLRKYGLDFWLAADIAAPSIILGQAIGRWGNFFNQEAYGYEVDPTSFPFAMYIDGAYRHPTFLYESLWNVFVFLLLISLRRKKGLLTGDLFLLYLILYSLGRFFIEGLRTDSLMLTANLRMAQVVSALVIGVGLILLGYRHKRVS; the protein is encoded by the coding sequence ATGAAATTTATACCGCAGCCAATTGCTTTTCGAATTGGCTCGTGGCCAATTTACTGGTATGGTATTCTTTTGGCTACAGCTATTTCTTTAGGGACCTATTTAGTATTAAAAGAAGCGAAAAAAAAGGGGCTGGATCCTGACCAGATTCTTAATATTATTTTAATGGTACTGCCTGCGGCTTTTTTAGGTGCACGTTTATATTATGTAATTTTTAATTGGTCCTATTATCAGCGTTTTCCTCTTGAGATTTTGGCTGTTTGGCAGGGGGGATTAGCTATTCACGGTGGTTTAATTGCTGGTTTTTTGGCTGCCTTTTTTTTATTGCGTAAATATGGACTTGATTTTTGGTTGGCGGCTGATATAGCCGCTCCCAGTATTATTTTAGGTCAAGCTATTGGGCGTTGGGGTAATTTTTTTAATCAAGAGGCTTATGGTTATGAAGTTGATCCTACGAGTTTTCCTTTCGCCATGTATATTGATGGGGCTTATCGTCATCCCACTTTTTTATATGAATCACTGTGGAATGTGTTTGTTTTTTTGCTATTAATTTCTTTAAGAAGAAAAAAGGGTTTATTAACTGGCGACCTTTTCCTTTTATATCTTATATTATATTCGTTAGGTCGTTTTTTTATTGAGGGATTACGTACCGACAGTTTAATGCTTACAGCTAATTTACGTATGGCCCAAGTAGTTAGTGCTTTGGTTATTGGGGTGGGCTTAATTTTGTTAGGGTATAGACATAAAAGGGTTTCTTAG
- the rph gene encoding ribonuclease PH yields the protein MEREAGRKVNQLREVKLTPHYIKYPEGSVLIEMGATKVLCNATVEEKVPSFLRGENKGWVTAEYAMLPRATEVRNQREAIRGRISGRTNEIQRLIGRALRAVIDLEKLGERTIVLDCDVLQADGGTRTAAITGAFVALYLALEKLVKTDVLPELPLLDWLAAVSVGKIGDTLLLDLAYKEDFQADVDLNVVMTGKGKFVEIQGT from the coding sequence ATGGAAAGGGAAGCTGGTAGAAAAGTAAATCAGTTAAGAGAGGTGAAATTAACACCTCATTATATAAAATATCCTGAAGGTTCTGTGCTAATTGAGATGGGAGCTACTAAAGTTCTTTGTAATGCTACAGTTGAGGAAAAGGTACCTTCTTTTTTAAGGGGTGAAAATAAAGGCTGGGTTACTGCTGAATATGCTATGCTGCCTAGGGCTACCGAGGTGCGCAATCAGCGGGAAGCCATTAGAGGAAGAATTAGTGGACGAACAAATGAAATTCAGCGTTTGATAGGACGTGCTTTACGGGCAGTGATTGATTTAGAAAAATTAGGTGAACGGACTATTGTTTTGGATTGTGATGTTTTGCAGGCTGATGGAGGAACGCGCACCGCAGCGATTACCGGGGCCTTTGTAGCTTTATATTTAGCTCTGGAAAAACTGGTAAAAACTGATGTTTTGCCGGAGCTGCCTCTTTTAGATTGGTTAGCTGCTGTTAGTGTAGGTAAAATTGGTGATACCCTATTATTGGATTTGGCCTATAAAGAGGATTTCCAAGCAGATGTTGATTTGAATGTAGTGATGACCGGGAAAGGTAAGTTTGTGGAAATTCAGGGTACTG
- a CDS encoding DUF2179 domain-containing protein, which produces MWGIIGGYLFIFLARVCDVSLATIRTLMVVRGQKLYAAIIGFFEVIIYILALGKIFSDLANPLNLLSYALGYATGNYVGTYLEEKLAVGIFTAQVITLRDPWELTGILRNKGYGVTVIEGEGREGRRYILQIILKRKRFRDLQKIIEEWDTEAFYTIFDARLTQGGVLTPKI; this is translated from the coding sequence GTGTGGGGAATCATCGGTGGTTATCTATTTATTTTTCTAGCCCGGGTGTGTGATGTTTCTTTAGCTACTATTCGTACTTTAATGGTGGTAAGGGGACAAAAGCTTTATGCGGCAATAATTGGTTTTTTTGAAGTAATAATTTATATTTTGGCTTTAGGTAAAATTTTTTCGGATTTAGCTAATCCATTAAATTTGTTATCTTATGCTTTGGGTTATGCTACTGGTAATTATGTAGGTACTTATCTTGAGGAAAAATTAGCAGTAGGTATTTTTACAGCCCAGGTAATTACCTTAAGGGATCCTTGGGAATTAACCGGAATTTTGCGGAATAAAGGATATGGAGTAACTGTAATTGAAGGTGAAGGTCGAGAAGGCCGCCGTTATATTTTGCAAATTATTTTAAAAAGAAAACGGTTCCGAGATTTGCAAAAGATAATTGAAGAATGGGATACAGAAGCTTTTTATACTATTTTTGATGCACGTTTAACACAGGGTGGTGTTTTAACTCCTAAGATCTAA
- a CDS encoding SH3 domain-containing protein, which yields MFKRWGILIILGLLGGLLILTIPVLAANEGIVTGTIVNVREGPGQDIKAQVKIGQTLPILAEKNGWYQVCVHTGLDGWISGEYFSPIIKNITVTGNTVNLRSGPATTYKQEGQVKAGQALVVLAEKDGWYQVLSPQFKKVWICANYVEEKEIASSVKGSVVIITNVLNVRQGPGTNYPELTKIGLNERHQALESKNGWYKIKVNNLEGWVSGDYVEFIAETTGETPARDNVAPKEVLIVPLAAEKTFIVVDRAGKPEIVLEGWSAEEFNLIQEGSTLIFELQGPSTRKYEGKLERLGITRVNVYPRGEKVIVELDFNFQPDSKIGATDAQKKTLIRLGVLPISTKGLQNRLIVLDPGHASIQPGGGLDPGAIGTRLKLQEKDVNLGVALKLKTILEKAGAKVVMTHTGSTNLTLAQRAGVANSLQADVFVSIHADSGKPGVSGHTTYFYAPSSHNVLGAQRAQRLRLATLVQRELVKSGGRRDIGVREENFAVLRETRVPSILVETAFLTDRIEEVLLSQDWFQEKLAEGIANGLRAYFN from the coding sequence GTGTTTAAAAGATGGGGAATTTTAATTATTTTAGGTCTCTTAGGGGGACTGTTAATTTTAACTATACCTGTTTTAGCGGCTAATGAAGGCATAGTCACCGGTACAATAGTAAATGTGCGGGAAGGACCAGGGCAAGATATTAAAGCACAAGTTAAAATAGGACAAACCTTACCCATTCTTGCTGAAAAAAATGGTTGGTATCAAGTGTGTGTACATACTGGTTTAGATGGTTGGATTAGTGGTGAATATTTTAGTCCTATAATTAAAAATATTACTGTAACCGGAAATACGGTAAATTTACGCAGTGGTCCTGCTACTACTTATAAGCAAGAAGGACAAGTTAAAGCTGGACAAGCCTTGGTGGTTTTAGCGGAAAAGGATGGCTGGTATCAAGTTTTATCACCCCAATTTAAAAAGGTCTGGATTTGTGCAAATTATGTTGAGGAAAAGGAAATTGCAAGTTCTGTAAAGGGTTCGGTTGTGATTATCACTAATGTATTAAATGTTAGGCAGGGCCCGGGAACTAATTATCCAGAGCTAACTAAAATAGGGTTAAATGAACGCCATCAAGCTTTAGAAAGTAAAAATGGTTGGTATAAAATTAAAGTTAATAATTTAGAGGGTTGGGTTTCAGGTGATTATGTAGAATTTATTGCGGAGACCACTGGAGAAACTCCTGCCCGTGATAATGTTGCACCCAAAGAAGTTTTAATTGTTCCTTTAGCTGCGGAAAAAACCTTTATTGTTGTTGACCGTGCTGGAAAACCAGAGATAGTTTTGGAAGGCTGGTCAGCGGAGGAATTTAATTTGATTCAAGAAGGTTCTACCTTAATTTTTGAATTGCAAGGTCCTAGTACTAGAAAATATGAAGGTAAACTTGAACGTTTGGGGATTACGCGGGTAAATGTTTATCCGCGGGGAGAAAAAGTGATTGTAGAATTAGATTTTAATTTTCAGCCGGATTCCAAAATAGGTGCTACAGATGCACAAAAGAAAACTTTAATTCGTTTGGGTGTTTTGCCTATTAGTACTAAAGGGTTGCAAAATAGGTTAATTGTGCTTGATCCCGGACATGCTAGTATCCAACCAGGTGGTGGTTTAGATCCAGGGGCAATTGGTACTAGATTAAAATTACAGGAAAAAGACGTTAATTTAGGGGTAGCCTTAAAATTAAAAACGATTTTGGAAAAGGCCGGGGCTAAAGTAGTTATGACTCATACTGGTAGTACGAATTTAACTTTGGCTCAAAGAGCTGGAGTAGCCAATAGTTTACAAGCTGATGTCTTTGTTAGTATTCATGCTGATTCTGGTAAACCCGGAGTTTCGGGGCACACTACTTATTTTTATGCTCCTTCGAGTCATAATGTTTTAGGGGCACAGCGTGCCCAGCGTTTAAGATTGGCCACTTTGGTACAGCGAGAATTGGTGAAAAGTGGTGGTCGACGGGATATCGGGGTACGAGAAGAAAACTTTGCTGTTTTAAGAGAAACACGTGTCCCTTCAATTTTGGTGGAAACCGCTTTTCTTACCGATCGTATAGAAGAAGTACTCCTCAGCCAAGATTGGTTCCAAGAAAAGTTAGCTGAGGGTATTGCCAATGGTTTGAGAGCCTATTTTAATTAA
- a CDS encoding IS1634 family transposase: MFLKKDRRPNGRLYLSIVEGYRDPITKKNKQRKVKTVGFLDELEKEYEDPISYFSNLAKEMTEEAKKKISSLDFSFSPNETIPSSTVLRKNLGFAVLSYFYHELGIDNFFINRQRNLNIKYSLNNIFQMLVYSRILHPSSRKNSYENMDRYFLDFNFKISDVYRSLDYFYKYKNDLLLHIHEMVRMNYGRDTSQVYYDVTNYYFEIKDADDFRKTGVSKEHRTTPIVQMGLLMDNSGLPIAYKLFKGNTNDSTTLIPALHELKDKYNLGRVIVVADRGINTGENIAYNIINKNGYIYSQTVKDGSKEVKNYVLSNDGYQVSSDGFKIKSRIVTTKIWIENDQGKRVQVEIDQKQVAFYSPDSCDKKTGEVYEKTPSAHFINEAKIADEEKYDGYYLIVTSELKMSNQDILNAYRGLWKIEETFKITKSELETRPVYVSLKEHIEAYFLTCFVSLLLLRLTEIQSGNKYSTKKLIATMKNISGTYVDKNYYMFDHYDEVAEKLGKVTNINFARRFMTLGEIKKIISDVKK, translated from the coding sequence ATGTTTTTAAAAAAAGACAGAAGACCTAACGGAAGACTATATCTCTCGATTGTAGAGGGCTATCGGGATCCGATTACTAAAAAAAATAAACAAAGAAAAGTAAAAACTGTTGGCTTTTTAGATGAATTAGAAAAGGAATATGAGGATCCCATTTCTTATTTCTCCAATTTAGCCAAGGAAATGACCGAGGAAGCTAAAAAAAAGATTTCCTCACTTGATTTTAGTTTTTCTCCTAATGAAACCATTCCTTCCTCTACAGTTTTAAGGAAGAATCTAGGTTTTGCTGTTTTGTCTTATTTTTATCATGAATTAGGCATTGATAACTTTTTTATTAATCGGCAGCGGAATCTAAATATAAAATATTCCCTGAATAATATTTTCCAGATGCTTGTCTACTCTCGAATCCTACACCCTTCTTCCAGGAAGAATTCTTATGAAAATATGGACAGATACTTTCTAGATTTTAATTTTAAAATTAGTGATGTTTACAGGTCCTTAGACTATTTTTATAAGTATAAAAATGATTTACTCCTCCATATTCATGAAATGGTTAGAATGAACTATGGCCGGGATACTTCCCAGGTTTATTATGATGTTACCAATTATTATTTCGAAATTAAGGACGCGGATGACTTTAGAAAGACCGGGGTTTCCAAGGAACATCGGACTACTCCTATTGTTCAGATGGGTCTTTTAATGGACAATTCCGGTCTTCCTATTGCCTATAAATTGTTCAAGGGCAATACTAATGATTCTACCACCTTAATACCAGCCCTTCATGAGCTGAAGGATAAATATAATTTGGGTCGCGTTATTGTGGTTGCTGATAGGGGAATAAATACCGGTGAGAACATTGCTTACAACATTATTAATAAAAATGGCTACATTTATTCCCAAACTGTCAAAGACGGCAGCAAAGAAGTGAAGAATTACGTTTTATCTAATGACGGATACCAGGTTTCCTCCGATGGCTTCAAGATTAAATCCCGAATTGTCACTACTAAAATTTGGATTGAGAATGACCAGGGTAAAAGAGTTCAAGTTGAAATTGATCAAAAGCAGGTCGCTTTTTATAGTCCTGATTCCTGTGATAAAAAAACCGGGGAAGTTTATGAAAAAACACCTAGTGCTCATTTCATTAATGAAGCCAAAATTGCCGATGAGGAAAAATATGATGGTTATTATTTAATTGTAACAAGTGAACTTAAAATGAGTAATCAGGATATTTTAAATGCCTACAGGGGTTTATGGAAAATCGAGGAAACTTTTAAAATTACAAAATCAGAGCTTGAAACCAGGCCGGTGTATGTATCATTAAAAGAACATATTGAAGCCTATTTCCTAACTTGCTTTGTCTCACTTTTATTATTAAGGCTTACGGAAATTCAAAGTGGGAACAAATATTCAACCAAGAAATTGATAGCGACGATGAAAAATATTAGTGGAACTTATGTAGATAAAAATTATTACATGTTTGATCACTATGATGAGGTAGCCGAAAAATTAGGAAAGGTCACAAATATTAATTTTGCAAGGAGATTTATGACTTTAGGTGAGATAAAAAAAATTATATCTGATGTAAAAAAATAA
- a CDS encoding YitT family protein, whose amino-acid sequence MKRIIPYLGIALGSLIFAGGLNYFIIANGLAEGGFTGLALVIHYLTNWSVGIILLVLNIPLFFIGGYFWGKEFFFKTLLGVLAVSLAIDLTANWGFQTNDLLLGALYGGTLTGIGIGLVLRSGATTGGVDILARLIHEKTGINIGSVYFGFDLALIFLVVIFFGLEIALYTLVALFIFSRVIDRFLEGGHEARAVTVISTANQEIKKAILHELERGATLFKGIGAYTGEEKNILYVIINKQQLLPIKKIIYEIDPQAFVIVSNVFEVIGEGFQPRK is encoded by the coding sequence ATGAAAAGAATTATACCTTATCTAGGGATAGCCCTAGGTTCATTAATTTTCGCCGGAGGCCTAAATTATTTTATTATTGCCAATGGCCTCGCCGAAGGCGGTTTTACGGGACTGGCCTTAGTTATTCATTACTTAACCAATTGGTCTGTGGGAATTATTTTACTAGTTTTAAATATTCCTCTTTTCTTTATCGGCGGCTATTTTTGGGGTAAAGAGTTTTTCTTTAAAACCCTTTTGGGAGTTTTAGCCGTCTCCCTAGCAATAGATCTTACCGCCAATTGGGGTTTTCAAACTAATGATTTATTACTTGGTGCTCTTTATGGCGGCACCTTAACTGGTATCGGTATTGGACTAGTTTTACGTTCCGGAGCTACTACCGGAGGTGTGGATATTTTGGCCCGCCTTATACATGAGAAAACAGGAATTAACATTGGTAGTGTCTACTTTGGTTTCGATTTAGCCTTGATTTTTTTGGTCGTAATTTTCTTTGGTTTGGAAATAGCTCTTTATACATTAGTAGCCCTTTTTATTTTTAGCCGTGTCATTGACCGTTTTCTTGAAGGTGGTCACGAAGCCCGAGCAGTTACCGTTATTTCCACAGCTAATCAAGAAATCAAAAAAGCTATTTTGCACGAACTAGAAAGGGGGGCAACTCTTTTTAAAGGAATCGGAGCCTATACTGGGGAAGAAAAAAATATTCTTTACGTAATTATTAATAAACAGCAATTACTACCTATAAAAAAAATTATTTACGAAATAGATCCCCAAGCCTTTGTTATCGTCAGTAATGTCTTTGAAGTAATTGGCGAAGGTTTTCAACCCCGAAAATAA
- a CDS encoding twin-arginine translocation signal domain-containing protein, with amino-acid sequence MTRRDLLTYLGVLGVAAVLPLKLVELVSKSKRLQALKLVDCDWVLDNVFLIDGQGYFLAPGFI; translated from the coding sequence TTGACCAGGCGAGATCTTTTAACTTATTTAGGTGTTTTAGGGGTAGCAGCGGTTTTGCCGCTTAAATTAGTGGAACTGGTATCAAAGTCCAAACGTCTGCAAGCTCTAAAACTGGTAGATTGTGATTGGGTACTGGATAATGTTTTTTTAATTGACGGACAAGGCTATTTTTTAGCCCCCGGGTTTATATAA
- a CDS encoding ACT domain-containing protein — translation MVQQISLFLENKKGRLAHVCRVLGEAGINIRALSIADTTDFGVLRLIVNQPRQAYEVLKQHNFVVSMTTVLAMEVADTPGGLAGALTKLDEAGINVEYIYAFLGTTSSEALVIIRVENPEKAKAVIRQAGINILEGKTVYAL, via the coding sequence ATGGTTCAGCAGATTTCTTTGTTTTTAGAAAACAAGAAAGGGCGTTTAGCTCATGTCTGTCGTGTCTTAGGAGAGGCTGGAATTAACATTCGGGCCTTATCTATTGCTGATACTACTGATTTTGGGGTTTTGCGTTTAATTGTTAATCAGCCGCGACAGGCCTACGAAGTTTTAAAACAGCATAATTTTGTAGTCAGTATGACTACTGTTTTGGCTATGGAGGTGGCCGATACCCCCGGTGGTTTGGCCGGTGCCTTAACTAAATTGGATGAAGCGGGGATTAATGTAGAGTACATTTATGCATTTTTGGGTACTACTTCTTCTGAGGCCTTGGTAATTATTCGAGTGGAAAATCCGGAAAAAGCCAAAGCGGTAATCCGTCAAGCTGGGATTAATATTTTAGAGGGTAAAACTGTTTATGCCTTATAA
- a CDS encoding GerMN domain-containing protein yields MHRLRYIFCLILIMCFFMPACGLLNKMKQDFKHSEGLLEDNIYDEPIVVMETPEEIPTLTTETKLITLYFADPLTKKLVSEEREIAKVTGIARATLEELIKGPLGLNLEPTIPANTKLLDINVRDDGLAIVDFSGDLIRDLPISVVAEELAVFSIVNTLTQFPTVEEVELRVEGQKMETLLGYLQWEESLIRDVSLIE; encoded by the coding sequence ATGCACCGCCTAAGGTATATCTTTTGTTTAATTTTAATCATGTGTTTTTTTATGCCTGCTTGTGGATTATTAAATAAAATGAAACAGGATTTTAAACATAGTGAAGGACTTTTGGAAGATAATATTTATGATGAACCAATTGTAGTTATGGAAACACCAGAAGAAATACCTACTCTCACTACAGAAACTAAACTAATTACTCTTTATTTTGCAGATCCATTAACCAAAAAATTAGTTAGCGAAGAAAGGGAAATAGCTAAAGTAACTGGTATTGCCAGGGCTACTTTGGAAGAATTAATTAAGGGGCCTTTGGGTTTAAATTTGGAGCCTACTATACCAGCAAATACTAAATTATTAGATATTAATGTACGTGATGATGGCTTAGCCATAGTTGATTTTAGCGGAGATTTAATTAGGGATTTGCCTATTTCGGTAGTCGCGGAAGAATTAGCCGTTTTCTCTATAGTTAATACTTTAACTCAATTTCCTACGGTTGAAGAAGTAGAATTAAGAGTGGAAGGACAAAAAATGGAAACCCTGCTTGGTTATTTACAATGGGAAGAATCTTTAATTCGGGATGTCAGTTTGATAGAATAA
- a CDS encoding glutamate racemase, which produces MRENNAPLGVFDSGLGGLTIVREILKQLPQESVLYFADTAHVPYGSRDPEELRGFAFQITAYLVKRQCKMIIIACNTSTALAYDFLRSNFNVPLVGVIEPGVSRALQVTANGKIGIIGTLATIQSGVYQKKLKAVAEEVVALSCPPFVELVEKGKLRGLETEEIVAGCLAPLQAREIDTLILGCTHYPFLRESITRFLGPKVKIVDPAEETVRQTARLLKANSLSAGNQKPRYSYFSSKNAYDFKIKGSAFLGRDLGTVKEIYL; this is translated from the coding sequence ATGAGGGAAAATAATGCCCCTTTGGGAGTGTTTGATTCGGGGCTGGGTGGTCTAACCATTGTACGGGAAATTCTAAAACAATTACCACAAGAATCTGTGCTTTATTTTGCTGATACGGCACATGTACCCTATGGTTCGCGTGATCCGGAGGAATTACGGGGTTTTGCTTTTCAAATTACTGCCTATTTAGTCAAGCGGCAGTGCAAAATGATTATTATAGCTTGTAATACTAGTACCGCTTTGGCCTATGATTTTTTGCGGTCTAATTTTAATGTGCCGCTTGTGGGAGTGATTGAGCCAGGGGTTTCTAGGGCTTTACAAGTAACTGCAAATGGTAAAATTGGGATTATTGGTACCTTGGCAACTATTCAAAGTGGTGTTTATCAAAAAAAGTTAAAGGCTGTGGCTGAGGAAGTAGTTGCTCTCTCTTGTCCGCCTTTTGTGGAATTAGTGGAAAAAGGCAAGTTGAGGGGTTTGGAAACCGAAGAAATTGTTGCTGGCTGTTTAGCCCCTTTACAGGCAAGAGAAATTGATACCTTAATTTTAGGTTGTACTCACTATCCTTTTTTAAGGGAGAGTATTACTCGTTTTTTGGGACCTAAGGTAAAAATAGTTGATCCAGCAGAGGAAACTGTTAGGCAGACAGCTAGGCTTCTAAAAGCTAATAGTCTTTCTGCAGGGAATCAAAAACCGCGGTACAGCTATTTTAGTAGTAAAAATGCTTATGATTTTAAAATTAAAGGTAGTGCATTTTTAGGACGTGATTTGGGGACTGTAAAAGAGATTTACTTATAG